In the genome of Nitrospinaceae bacterium, one region contains:
- the znuC gene encoding zinc ABC transporter ATP-binding protein ZnuC has product MTVQPGGKTLLEGRGIGHAFGENAVLSDIDISVSSSEIVTLIGPNGAGKTTLIRILLGLIRPDAGTIAKRSGLIVGYLPQQLDIDPILPLNVRRLLQLTSRPAEEQMMQALEEVGAAHLIENAVQVLSGGELQRVLLARALARNPHLLVLDEPIQGIDIVGQTELYELIARIRTQRNCGVLMISHDLHLVMASTDRVVCINHHLCCSGQPETVSQHPEYIAMFGPKEAKSLAVYTHHHDHSHDLAGHIVPLAEGGNGEHDTRGDEE; this is encoded by the coding sequence ATGACTGTGCAGCCCGGCGGAAAAACTCTGCTCGAAGGACGAGGCATCGGCCATGCCTTCGGCGAAAACGCCGTCTTGAGCGATATCGACATATCGGTTTCCTCAAGCGAGATTGTCACCCTCATCGGCCCGAACGGAGCTGGCAAGACGACGCTCATTCGCATACTGCTCGGCCTCATCCGGCCAGACGCGGGCACCATCGCCAAGCGATCAGGCCTCATCGTGGGCTACCTGCCCCAGCAGCTCGACATCGACCCCATCCTTCCGCTGAACGTGCGCCGCCTTCTCCAGCTAACGAGCCGCCCCGCCGAGGAGCAGATGATGCAAGCGCTAGAGGAAGTCGGGGCGGCGCATCTTATAGAAAATGCAGTTCAAGTCCTCTCCGGCGGCGAGCTCCAGCGTGTGCTCCTCGCCCGGGCGCTCGCTCGGAATCCGCATTTACTTGTTCTCGATGAACCCATCCAGGGCATCGACATCGTGGGCCAGACCGAGCTCTACGAGCTTATCGCCCGGATACGGACCCAGAGGAACTGCGGTGTTCTGATGATTTCCCACGACCTCCATCTCGTCATGGCATCGACCGACAGGGTTGTGTGCATCAACCATCATCTCTGCTGCTCTGGTCAGCCTGAGACCGTCAGCCAGCACCCCGAGTACATCGCCATGTTCGGGCCAAAAGAGGCGAAGAGCCTCGCCGTCTACACCCATCACCATGACCACTCCCACGACCTCGCCGGCCATATCGTACCGCTCGCCGAGGGCGGCAATGGCGAGCACGACACCCGCGGGGACGAAGAATGA
- a CDS encoding transcriptional repressor: MSKIRRAKTFLSLDHDHNHCIADALSKAEEICAARGARLTKIRKHVLSFVWESHSPVGAYDILARLNAEGRRTAPITVYRALDFLMENGLVHRLASMNAYTGCGVPETPHGAHFLICENCGAVAELLDPKIDRAISMGAEQAGFAVKSPVVEVQGQCPSCQTAAHK; this comes from the coding sequence ATGAGCAAGATAAGACGGGCGAAAACTTTCCTCTCCCTCGATCATGATCATAACCACTGCATCGCCGATGCACTCTCAAAGGCAGAGGAAATTTGCGCCGCGCGGGGCGCGCGCCTCACAAAGATTCGCAAACACGTTCTTTCGTTTGTCTGGGAGAGTCACTCCCCGGTTGGCGCCTACGACATCCTTGCACGCCTCAACGCCGAGGGCCGCCGCACCGCCCCCATCACCGTCTATCGTGCGCTCGATTTTTTGATGGAGAACGGCCTCGTTCACCGCCTCGCCAGCATGAACGCCTACACGGGCTGCGGCGTTCCCGAAACGCCCCACGGCGCACATTTTCTTATTTGTGAGAACTGCGGCGCAGTCGCCGAATTGCTGGATCCAAAAATAGACAGGGCTATCTCGATGGGGGCCGAGCAGGCGGGATTCGCCGTCAAGTCCCCTGTCGTAGAAGTCCAGGGTCAGTGTCCCTCATGCCAGACGGCGGCTCATAAATGA